cacttaatttcacaaatcatttatatgcacatcctgggcggtatgcaaatgaacagactgatgacgtcacccactcaatatttttttgtattttattatatgaaatatgaaatattataattttctcctcagtGTCATTCCTCgctgaacttgtggaattaccattactttgaaagtttatggttaagtcaagttggtccttattgtcaaatctgtaaaaatttaaatattgtacaattcaaacaataaacaacaacaacaaaagtgagtgagggacatcattgactctcaaTTGCATGtgactgagttgtgcatataattgatttgtgaaaaataagcgaaactttaaaatgtcataactttcttattttacatccgattttgatgaaatattcagagttatgcttgtttgatttttctgtatatATCGATTAAAATCAACCATTTTTGCAACGTCTTATTATTTATCACCAAGGATTGGATTCGAAGAGGACGTTCTAGATCTGACGCAAAAAGACAAGTactttaagaaaaaagaaaaattcgaGTTTACTGATCTGGACTTTTCCTTTTCTGACCCGATGGCCGAGTGCGACGACATGAAGTATATCTGTGTGAGGATCGAGAGGGGAGATAACCCAAGGACCACTGGGGACCTTGGCTATACTTTAGGAGGATACCCGGACTCAGATGCACAGACCGGTTGTACAGGAGCCCCAGAATGTCgaggtattttgttttgttcgcTATTCTTACAGGTATTTCAGCTTACAAAGTAGAGTTCTTGAATGTATTCGTTTTTGTATACGAACTTCAATGATTACAAAGATAGTGTAGTCTTAAATATTATGAGCGTCCAAAAGCGTTTATGACAATGTGTAGTTGTTTAGAttcaatttgtaaaatatttccGACCAACTAAAAGTAACAAAGGAGTTGTGTAATATAGCCTACCTTTTACTTCACCATGTTAaagggaatccaacccaaataaaaacttgtttttataaggaaaagaaaattcagacaaattgataggtgaaagtttaaacaatattggacaaactacaagaaagttatgaatttttaaaagttgtaaatattggtaatcactatacccatggagacttcaaattggccgcatatgggatgtcaaagtgatgtaaggcaaggactactcttccatgtactccaatacatattatggctaaaatgtcatttttcccaaaagttttatttcaaattatatttttctttcttgaggacataaaacaatatactacctgggatATATTTAGATTATTGCCCCAGGgaaatgggtacttaggagaaaaccacaaatccctgataataaagtacatggcatatgggaaagttgtccttgcccatTGTCATAAGTTACTTACTTAGTTGCCAATTCGAAATCTACATattattagtgatctcaattttaaaacagctataactttcttattgcttgtccgatttctttcaaacttttaccattctgtttaatttatttttctccttcccaacacaacattttatggccaaggctggattcccctttaaccagTTAATGCATGCCATGACAATTACCATTAATCTTCGCGGTATTTAGTATAAAAATCTAGCACATTTATAAGTGTAAGGTAACCTTTCGTCTTTATCTTTTCATCTCTCTCCCACATAAAATAAGGAATCGTTGCTAGGGATCTAGAATGGGAGCTGGAACCAGCAGAAACAGTAATACCCTATCAGGAAACGGCGGTCAATCTGGACGCTACAGTCTTCTTCCGAGAGGATAACCCGTTGTTATCTGGTGATGGACTCTGGCGCATGGGTCTGTACGGCAGCAGAACAGCTGATGGCTCAGGCGATCGCTATGGTTACAAACCACAGACACTGAGCTGGCCCCAACAGGGAACCACCCTAGAGGAAGGAGTTCCTCTTGGAATGCCTGATGTTGAGACCGACTTTGAAATCGGAACTGTCGGTTGCAATGACTTCGGCTATGTGTGCGTGGAATTCACTGGAGGGGACAATCCAAATCCAAACTATTTCTTCCGCAAAGAGGGTGCCACAGATAATTCTCCGGCACAAAATACACTCACCAGATGTAAGGAACAGGAATGTTTATCAAGTGAGTACATCTAATTTTTTCAGATATGGCATGCGCATAGTTTATATCTTTTCTTATTTAGGATCGGCACATAAATTTTCATCTGACTACCAGCTAAAGTGCGATACCTTCATGGTTTTGGCGTTGTTCTTCCTTTAAAGGCATTAATAGCGCGTAAGCATCTTGAAAGAAATGTAGAAAACCCCTCTTTTCTAAACATAGTAATGGAAAAGGATGGGGACTCTATTGATTTTACACTTCAATATGTCTAATGCAGGTGTGCAGTACTGACTTTAATAGCAACGTGGCAATCATTTGGAAGTAAACCTGTTGACTCGTTTTTATTCAGATTGATTTTTAAAGTCAACCTGGTTATGATATTTTCTTGACTTTTCCTGTTAACATGGCATAACTTCATGACTGGAAGCCCGTCTTGGCTCTGCTCGGATATCACTCAGCAAGCATTGACTCCCAGATTCAATAATCTAGCTAGGATATGGATCATCGATTCATGCGGATTAACCATTCTTGTGTTTCATCCAGCAATTACTATTCAGTAATTATTATTCGAAGATATGAACATGGCTCTGCCTTGGAGGCACTTGTAAATCAATAACTTCTACACATTTGCACCAAGTATGCTATGGTAAAAAAGAAGGAGGTACAGACGTTTTCATCGAATACGGCGATACAAAACATCTTCTTGAAAGACTGATCTGAATGACGTTTCTCCATGAACTTTCAGTTGTATGACAGACAATCCGCCGCGAAAAAGTATATTACCAGTAATTGTACTAATTGAAACCATGTGGGATATTTTGTGATTACGATGATCCACATTGCAGTGTCAAGACAGAAAGAAGgccttttatattttgaaaatgccaACCATTAATAAAACATCCAACCAACTACTGTACATGGGCACATTACAGTCCGGTATGAAAGACAGTAAAGATGAGTTTTTCCTTTTATACCTCTAACTGTTTCGAAGACTttaatttatatgtttttttttatatttgagtTAAGAGTTAATAATCTAGATGTACAGTATTCCGCCCATCTTGGGACTGGAAATACGTTTTCTTACCTATATTATAAGTCATATTTGATCATTTCAGTGCTTCGACAACTATCGCCCTATAGAAAGGTAAGAAATCTATGCATTTATTGaggtaaaataatatattttttctatcaaCGTTATCATGGTTATCCTCTAATGTTTGGGTTTCCGATCAAGAAATGAGAGAAAGTTTTTGCGAGAAGAAAACTTTTGACCATTGCGACGACCCACTTCATTCATGGAACTCACTATTTCTGCTCTGTTTTCTGCTGAACAGATGTATGGGCTGAGTCTCTGGACTGGAGCTTAACGCCAACGGGTACGGTTATATCCGGTCAGGAAAGCGAAGTGACTATTGACGGCAATGTCATGTTTGAAGACGACAACCGCGAAGTTGCCGGCAATGGCCTGTGGAGAATGGGGCTGTACGGAAGCAGGAATCCCGATGGAACAGGAGAAAAATTTAACTACAAAAGGAATATTCTTGACACGCCACAAGAAGGTGTTACTTTACCACAAAATAGCGGTTTACTCGAACAACCCGGGGTGACTGCCGACTTTGAGATTGGTACCGTCGGTTGCAATGACTTTGGATATGTTTGCGTTGAGTTCACCGGAGGAGATGATCCGCAACCTTTGTATTTCTTTCGGACAGTGGGATCTGCAAGTGATCATGCAGAAGACAATGTTTTAGTAGAATGCAAAGAACAGGAATGTTTATCAAGTAAGACTCAACATAGTGATTAAAGAGTACAAATGTACAAACACCATGAcgcatttttattaaaaaaactgaaACAGACTAGCAATCCATCAGTAATGATAATCCTCATATAAAAGATACAATAGTGGAAgaaattattatattcactctATATGAAGTATTAACACTTTCCATCCCATGCCAATGTTTATGTAGGTATATGTCATTTCAGTATTTACACATTACAGATGATTGCTTCAACTTTATAAGTCACTGCTATTCTGTTtgcatattttctttaatttcgaCCACAACGTAATCAAACTACCTCGTTAGGCAACGGAACATACATTTAAATGTCCCAAGGACACCGCCTTAAAGTTCCGTCATAATCTTTTTCTTGCAGAGGCAATCTTTACCGATCTGGAAGTTGATCTTGGAGACCAAAACATCATCGAGAATAAAAACAATCCTCTCACAGTTGATCTGAGTGGAATCACCGCCGACGACTCCACCAACGTGTGGGGAGACCAGCTATGGACAGTAGGTGCATATGCCAGCCAAAATCCGAATGGAGAAGGACCCAAGACCGGCCTCATCGAGCAGATTCTTGATCCCATGGAAGCTGGCACCAATCTCAATGAAGGGGAGAATCTTCCATTCGAGCAAGTTGATTTTGATTTCGACATGACAGGGATGCGTTGTGAAGATGCTCCATATCTCTGTTTTGACCTTGATAAGAACCCCAGGGCCAGTGTTAACTACATCTTTGAAGCTCGCCCCGACGATTCGGTAACGACTCAATGTGTAGACATGAGAGATCGATGCAAAGGTAAGTTATTTTGAACATTCTAAACGACAACAACAACCAAAATCTTCTCCAACACtgattggaaaaaaattatcaaaatgtagGTCTCTAATGAAACAACATGCTCTTTATTATTTCTCTTCTTATTGTTTATCGTTAACTGTTTCTCTTGTACACTTTTTGGGATATTTTATACCCACGGAGGTTTCAATACTTCGGTCTTCGGTCAATTGACAGTATTCTATATGAacacattatttaaaaaaagtgtcAACTTTTCACACCAACTTGTAAATGATTATTCCAATTACGTGAATAATCTTATAAGTTTGTCACTATCTAACCCTCAacccaaaataaaaataattaggaATCATCTGCAACACTTAaagttaaataattttttctttacagGTGCCACTGCTACAGATATTGAATGGGAGCCCGAAATTGGTATTGCTCCGTTTGGACAACCTTCACCTCTGACTATCGACACAGAAGTTCTTTTTGACCCAGAAAGTCCCGATGTGATTGGAGATGGATTGTGGGAGTTGGGTGTCTTTGCCGCTAATAGCCCGGATGGCATAGGACCACGCAGACATGAGGTTACTCAGACCCTAGATCCGTTCAACGAAGCTTTGCCTCTTGAGGACGGAGGACCCCTGGACTTTGGCAAGCTTGATGTCGACTTTCCAATAGACGAAGTTGGCTGTGATGAATTCAGGTGGCTCTGTGTTGAGTTCAAGAAAGGAGAATCGCCCACACCGGATTTCAAATTCGAGACTGAATCTGGAGAAGATTCAATAATATCTTGCAAAGAACAGAGATGTAGAGGTGTGTTGTTATCTAATCGTTACttcaaacatttttctttcaaatttcacaTGTTGGTTACTTATAAGTTATAACAATTTATTAGGTCACACAAAGTAAAACTCATTCAATAATAATTCATTGCATTGAAGGGACATTTGTATGAGAGGGGCATAGAGAACCGAGTAAAACaatgttattttctattttgaagTTATGAAGCATTTCAAAACCTATAAGTTGTACAGGTTACTTTTCTTCTCCAGGGGATGGAGAGTTTTCAGGGGGTGCTATGTATGTCATTTACCATAGGTAGCACCCCCTGTATCAATAATACTCTCCCCCTttggctttatttttttttatttttttctttcttgatcagaagggggggggggtagggttgACCCTGGCAATTACATTTCTTATTTAATTCTTTGGTTTCCTGAAACAAAACTTAAGTCCCTGAAGTGTTTCTGAAGCGGTTTCAACGTTATGAAATGACCCTCACACTCATAGGCGgcgaaagcggggggggggggggggggggggatgggggtcccgccccctaaatttgaggtgggggggggacAGTCACCCCTAAAATTTAGTtgctttttttgcttgttatatttgtttcctgcgtccccccctaaattcaagtggacccccctaaattttttgtggtactccctaaaattttggttgatgacttttttttttggcttgtcaaacttttttacctgtgtccatccctaaatttcaggtggacccccctaaattttttggcttccgccgccaatgctcaCACTCCCCGAATTAAAAACATCCCCCAAAACAAAACTTTTCTTGTCTGGGTAAATGTAGTCATGAGCTAAGATCGTTTAATTTTTGGTTTGATTAAATTGCAATTCAGACAGTCGAGACAGTGATCGTCCCATTGTATTCACGGTGtcatgcaatattttatttaccaaataatgaaaataaatgctaCAGATCAGTATGATGGTGACTGGTgagataaaatattaattaaatatAATGTAACTTATGTTTGAATTATCTGCAGGTGTCGAAATCAACGACCTCGAATCTACTCCAACCGACGTTAAAACAGATCTCATGCTTTATGAAGGAAAGGCAGAAAATCCGATTAcatacaattctgttgcatcCACCACCGATCAAACTGGTACGATCAGGGGAGTTGATCTCTGGACCCTGAGCCAGTGGGGAAGTGAGCGTGCAAACGGCAATGGACCACAAGCAAACTACCAGGAGCAGGTGCTTTCGGGATACCACGCAGCACTTCCAGTCTTGGCTCAAGGAGACACACTTGATTTCGTCCCGCTTGTGTCTAACTTCGACATGACTGGACTCAAGTGCCCCCAGGTCAAGTACATCTGTAACGAGGTCAACAAAGACCCTGAGTCCATCCCAGATTTCCAGTTTAGCGCTGTTCCGGATGAGTCTGTCCTGAGGAGTTGTTTTGAAGTACCTGATGACGCCTGTAAAGGTAacttttgtattattcaaaatgaaattatgcgTGTACATTTAAAGTGTTTTTAACTTTTTACCACAAACATGTTTAATACTTGCAAAAAGCCACAAATAGATACATTTATGCACGCTACTGGAAGAAGAAAATTATACCTTATGTTATAGCAAGACTGCATCAAGGATACAGTGAAAGTGAATCATGATTTTTTAGTGTTGATAGTGATCAAATAAATCAATGCATGTGCATGCAAGCCTAATTTATatta
This genomic interval from Lytechinus pictus isolate F3 Inbred chromosome 3, Lp3.0, whole genome shotgun sequence contains the following:
- the LOC129257173 gene encoding uncharacterized protein LOC129257173 isoform X1 → MYSFGDQLHRPKWFALLGFLIVFLLAFHGEAQEMSVSVSLSSGEGLLPCVYRGVPYMDSQSWAVDECTTCACNNATVTCVIESCQPAFCASPIKPDGACCYLCPYNVLAKKVLPEITSTDTIAEGGDNQVSFDVPIKFHDAMDTTGVSGEDIWKLSAWASANPDGKGPRIGFEEDVLDLTQKDKYFKKKEKFEFTDLDFSFSDPMAECDDMKYICVRIERGDNPRTTGDLGYTLGGYPDSDAQTGCTGAPECRGIVARDLEWELEPAETVIPYQETAVNLDATVFFREDNPLLSGDGLWRMGLYGSRTADGSGDRYGYKPQTLSWPQQGTTLEEGVPLGMPDVETDFEIGTVGCNDFGYVCVEFTGGDNPNPNYFFRKEGATDNSPAQNTLTRCKEQECLSNVWAESLDWSLTPTGTVISGQESEVTIDGNVMFEDDNREVAGNGLWRMGLYGSRNPDGTGEKFNYKRNILDTPQEGVTLPQNSGLLEQPGVTADFEIGTVGCNDFGYVCVEFTGGDDPQPLYFFRTVGSASDHAEDNVLVECKEQECLSKAIFTDLEVDLGDQNIIENKNNPLTVDLSGITADDSTNVWGDQLWTVGAYASQNPNGEGPKTGLIEQILDPMEAGTNLNEGENLPFEQVDFDFDMTGMRCEDAPYLCFDLDKNPRASVNYIFEARPDDSVTTQCVDMRDRCKGATATDIEWEPEIGIAPFGQPSPLTIDTEVLFDPESPDVIGDGLWELGVFAANSPDGIGPRRHEVTQTLDPFNEALPLEDGGPLDFGKLDVDFPIDEVGCDEFRWLCVEFKKGESPTPDFKFETESGEDSIISCKEQRCRGVEINDLESTPTDVKTDLMLYEGKAENPITYNSVASTTDQTGTIRGVDLWTLSQWGSERANGNGPQANYQEQVLSGYHAALPVLAQGDTLDFVPLVSNFDMTGLKCPQVKYICNEVNKDPESIPDFQFSAVPDESVLRSCFEVPDDACKGVIFDDMDWDMSPIGPVRADEPDDMLLNVDLSTLPESGSADGDGLWRIGVFGSPSPDGAGPRLGYVRQILDRAESSIPAEGEGTPLELNNLEAEFDLSQIGCDSEYRFLCLEFSKGMMASPDFKFEVQGGGDEIVSCKEQPCRRPVILTDVDTNLLGNGRVSEGTPNNRILYDITGVADPSSGKAIGEDLWDLTTFGSSYPDGRGPRYNPQEANVFTPYQKDRPAFPGEDIRYGAVDTNFDMTGRTCDEVRYFCSELRKNEAATPDFEFLAKPSEDVLIDCFELNCEGVLIDNTRLMLNSDDELEDGPNDLTFDFRVDSNPSGGDADGDDLWRLETFTATHMDGSGRRDILDQQTLDPREASIDMRSGDSMVFRNLEARVNSEDVNCDEDQYLCAEISKQARARPNFSLKGTRENSMTSCKKIKCAKAGKILIFIFRREV
- the LOC129257173 gene encoding uncharacterized protein LOC129257173 isoform X2, whose translation is MYSFGDQLHRPKWFALLGFLIVFLLAFHGEAQEMSVSVSLSSGEGLLPCVYRGVPYMDSQSWAVDECTTCACNNATVTCVIESCQPAFCASPIKPDGACCYLCPYNVLAKKVLPEITSTDTIAEGGDNQVSFDVPIKFHDAMDTTGVSGEDIWKLSAWASANPDGKGPRIGFEEDVLDLTQKDKYFKKKEKFEFTDLDFSFSDPMAECDDMKYICVRIERGDNPRTTGDLGYTLGGYPDSDAQTGCTGAPECRGIVARDLEWELEPAETVIPYQETAVNLDATVFFREDNPLLSGDGLWRMGLYGSRTADGSGDRYGYKPQTLSWPQQGTTLEEGVPLGMPDVETDFEIGTVGCNDFGYVCVEFTGGDNPNPNYFFRKEGATDNSPAQNTLTRCKEQECLSKAIFTDLEVDLGDQNIIENKNNPLTVDLSGITADDSTNVWGDQLWTVGAYASQNPNGEGPKTGLIEQILDPMEAGTNLNEGENLPFEQVDFDFDMTGMRCEDAPYLCFDLDKNPRASVNYIFEARPDDSVTTQCVDMRDRCKGATATDIEWEPEIGIAPFGQPSPLTIDTEVLFDPESPDVIGDGLWELGVFAANSPDGIGPRRHEVTQTLDPFNEALPLEDGGPLDFGKLDVDFPIDEVGCDEFRWLCVEFKKGESPTPDFKFETESGEDSIISCKEQRCRGVEINDLESTPTDVKTDLMLYEGKAENPITYNSVASTTDQTGTIRGVDLWTLSQWGSERANGNGPQANYQEQVLSGYHAALPVLAQGDTLDFVPLVSNFDMTGLKCPQVKYICNEVNKDPESIPDFQFSAVPDESVLRSCFEVPDDACKGVIFDDMDWDMSPIGPVRADEPDDMLLNVDLSTLPESGSADGDGLWRIGVFGSPSPDGAGPRLGYVRQILDRAESSIPAEGEGTPLELNNLEAEFDLSQIGCDSEYRFLCLEFSKGMMASPDFKFEVQGGGDEIVSCKEQPCRRPVILTDVDTNLLGNGRVSEGTPNNRILYDITGVADPSSGKAIGEDLWDLTTFGSSYPDGRGPRYNPQEANVFTPYQKDRPAFPGEDIRYGAVDTNFDMTGRTCDEVRYFCSELRKNEAATPDFEFLAKPSEDVLIDCFELNCEGVLIDNTRLMLNSDDELEDGPNDLTFDFRVDSNPSGGDADGDDLWRLETFTATHMDGSGRRDILDQQTLDPREASIDMRSGDSMVFRNLEARVNSEDVNCDEDQYLCAEISKQARARPNFSLKGTRENSMTSCKKIKCAKAGKILIFIFRREV